From a region of the Betaproteobacteria bacterium genome:
- a CDS encoding MgtC/SapB family protein produces MASAPSADFVAIATHLSGALLAGGAIGLERSFHGRPAGFRTHALVCLASSLLMLVTLYQQT; encoded by the coding sequence GTGGCGAGCGCACCGTCCGCGGATTTCGTTGCCATTGCCACGCATCTCAGCGGTGCGCTGCTGGCCGGCGGGGCCATCGGCCTCGAACGGAGCTTTCACGGAAGGCCGGCGGGCTTTCGCACCCACGCCCTCGTCTGCCTTGCGTCGAGCCTGCTCATGCTCGTGACTCTGTATCAGCAGACGTG